Below is a genomic region from Microcaecilia unicolor chromosome 9, aMicUni1.1, whole genome shotgun sequence.
tatctgttgtcgtTTGCTAtgttactgttttttttcttgttctgtatgaagcttatcaaccaacatgttatgttttaatcatctttattaaaagcaaaacaaataagtttttctGTCTCAATGTATTTCCacttttggcacagtataaggcATCACAAGAAGaaaatgtaagaaaaccaatggactgcattagtggcttatagcccatttagttatgtttcaacaaatgagagatcagtttgatagaaaatatttttattattttgacttataaaccacttgtccctgaaacatgctcaaacaacagaataatccatttgtgcatctaaaaggtaaagttctacaaaacagatgaagatgccccactctatatgttaaacctagtggacctaccgcccagaaatgccaaaagatcagcccgcaaatgcctcaatctgaacttccccagctgtaaaggaatgaaatacaaacaggcttatgctactacctttgcgtacaaaagcacacagttttggaacgctttactcatggccctgaaaaccatgaacaatctaaccagcttctgcaaagctttgaaaacacatctcttcaacaaagcctacaaaagtcatcctcaatgaaacaaatcattccttaaaccacccaagtacaccaaaaaacacctctcacacgaccttacctaatacctttccatctaaatcctcttatacctcagcttatgattgactgtatttaaatcatgtaacaaCTTTATCataatactctgtaagccacattgagcctgcaaaaaggtaggaaaatgtggggtacaaatgcaataaataaaataaaaagatgtgATCCTATCTTTTtatctcctatctgtacccttctccaccaccgctaactccagactccgccccttctgcctcgcatcaccttatgcctggaacagactccctgagcccatatgccatatgccctccctgcccatcttcaagtccttattcaaagcccatctcttctcccttgcttttggcgcctaaccaccttctccattcatgatgcctacactgactacatagcttgttacctttagattgtaagctctcttgagcagggactgtccttccccatgttttaacttgtacagcgctgcgtaacccttgtagcgctatagaaatgctaagtagtagtggagcgtgccaggtgcccttgacctggattggccactgtcggtgacaggatgctgggctagatggacctttggtctttcccagtatggcactacttatgtacttatatgagccccaatgaaaggagagtttaattcttccatttaatttcaatatattccatcatctttataacaccaggcttcctaaggcagattacaacaacatttaagatgaacctatcaggaaacaggacattcttactgaaatttggccacctgtattgtatacagcttatttatttagtttttagtgtagaaaaatgagcacaaaatacagagtttaaaaatgctgtttctaccagctatactAATTTTTAatctgattgaaaaaaaaaacttgtgtcctctaccttttaaggtactgcctatccaattgaaaccgctttagacttgttacagatggaccaataaaaaaacaaacaaaaacgacaatgtggatgcagcagctgataggtttgcttgttttgttttgagtgaacggggatgacgcgctgggaaggggaaatttatcttgtcctaattggcttcattGCTTcctgtggactagataggctcacttccactgctGTTTATGAAGCCTGCCTGCACCCGAGCCGGCCTCTGTCTCAGAAGCGCTTGCGTAGTCTGTACCTAGTGATGCCCCCCGAGCCGTCGTGTCTCAGAAGCGCATGCGTAGTGTGTAGCTATACCCGTGCCCGAGTCGGCGTGTGTCTCAGATGCGTATGCGTAGTGTGGTAGTCCCGCGCCCGAGCCGCCGTCTTTCTCAAAAGCGCATGCGTAGTCTGTAAATAGTCCCGCGTCCGAGCCGGCGTCTGTCTCAGAAGCGCATGCGTAGCCTGTAGCTATTCCCGCGGCCGAGCGAGCCGGCGTCTGTCTCAGAAGCGCATGCGTAGCCTGTAGCTATTCCCGCGCCCGAGCGAGCCGGCGTCTGTGTCAGAAGCGCATGCGTAGTCTGTAAGTAGTCCCGCGCCCGAGTCGGCGTCTCTCCGAAGCGCATGCGTAGTCTGTAAGTAGTCCCGCGCCCGAGCGTCTCTCCGAAGCGCATGCTTAGTCCGTCGGTAGTCGCGCTGCACCTGAGGCGCGAGTGAGAGTGCCTCAGTAATTTGACGGTGGCGGTGCTGCGTCCATGATCCGCCTCCTGCCTGAGGAGGTTCGAGCTTCCCTGCGTTCTGGCCTGAGCGTCTCTTCCGCGGTGCAGTGTGTGCAAGAGCTCCTGCTCAATAGCATCGATGCTCAGGCAACGTGTGTGGCCATCAGGGTGGACATGGAAAGGCTCCGGCTCCAGGTGGTGGACAACGGCCGTGGGATGAGCCCAGAAGATGTGGAGAAAGTGGGCAGCCGCTACTTCAGCAGCAAATGCCACTCGCTGGCAGACCTGGAAGAGCTGCGCTTCTATGGTTTCCGAGGGGAAGCCCTGGCCAGTATAGTGGACATGGCCAGTGTGGTGGAAATCGCCTCCAGAACCACCAGGTCGCCAAAAACGGTGACAAAACTCTTTCAGAATGGGAAGGCCCACCAAGTCAGCGAAGCAGAACAAGGCAGGCCAAGCGTGGGCACCACTGTCACAGTCTGTAACTTGTTTTATAACTTGCCAGTGCGCAGGAGATGTGTGGACTCCAGTCTGGAACTGGAAAGGCTGCGGCAGAGGGTGGAGGCCGTGGCCCTGATGCATCCTGCAGTGTCCTTCTCTCTGAGAAATGATGCCACAGCTCTTATGCTGCTTCAGCTACCCAAGACAAAGGATGTGTATACTCGATTTGCCCAAATCTTTGGCCTGACTAGAGCTCACAAATTGAGAGAGATACATTTCAGCCACAAGGGCTTTGCATTGAATGGCTATATAAATTCTGAGGGTCATTATAACAAAAATATGCAGTTCTTGTACGTCAACGGTCAACTGATTTTAAAAACCAGATTGCATAAATTGattaattttttgctgaaaaaagAAAGCAGCATTTGCAAATTAAAAAGTGGCCCTTTGAACAGACAGACAAATTTAAGCCCACCCCGGCACCGGTCTGCTGCACATCTTCATGGTGTATATGTCATCAATATTAAATGCCATTACTCTGAGTATGATGTATGCATTGAACCTAATAAAActttgatggaattcaaaaactgGGACAGAGTTATGCATTGCATAGAAGAAGGTGTACGAAGGTTTTTAAATAGAGAAAATCTGTTTGTTGAGCCCTCTAGTGAAGACGTTAAAGACTTTAATGAAAAAAATGACTTTAAATTGTTAAGCACTGAAGTTCAACATATTGTAGGTAATGAAGTTAATGTGCATAACAGCTTTAGCAAAGCATGCAGAGATATTATGGATACCGATAAGCTGTCTAACCTCAGATCCAAAGCTGCACAAAGAAATACTGAGTCAGTGAATCCAGTGGTTCTTGAAAACAATAGTTCCACAACCCAAGTTGCCCCAGATGGCACAATTGTGGAGCCTGTTGATACGGTTTGTTTTAGTGGAGCTGAGAGGAGAGACATAAATAGCTTTTCTGAAGAGGAGCATGTGAATAGTGAAAACCAGGAAACATCTATTTGTCTACAGGTAGCAGAATTGAAAGGAATAAGTGATGAGTCTTCGGAACTCTCTCACAATGTTCAGATACCACTTCTGACAGAGGATTCTGAGGCAGACATAATGATACTGAAATGTAATCAACCTGAAACCAAGCCAACAAATAGTACtggtatattcattagggattgTAATCTAATGGAACAAGAGAACATCACTAGAAAATCTTACGGTGTTCATGAAACAAGAGATGAAACAAACTTTGTGCTTGAAACATCATCTTTGGAGAGATGTGATGTAAGGAAAAAAGAGAGCAAAGAACCAGGCtctaaagaaagagagagagatgctgattcTGTGGCGATGGAGCTGTGTTTTCCAGGCCTCAGGACTCACCTGATGCCAAATGAAGTTTCTAagatcaataaaataaaacatgattCATTAGAACTGTTTTCTAGACTGGGCCCTGTAAGCTCTCAGGAAATATTAGGAAATGGGATGAATGTTTCAGCACAGACTGAAAATGTTATGGGTTTGTCAGGTGGTTTGAAGAAAGTTGCCAGTTTGCAAAGCAGAGAAGGACATAGATATGATGTAGACAGCTGGAAAGAGATGCTCACTTTAAAAAATAGGAATCCGGAGAGCTTTTATGTATCTGATCAAAGTGGAAGAAGAGGTGATAGCACATGGCAATGTAATGATGCCTCACTGTTAAATAACTCTGATGTGATGCTTACAAAAGGCTTTATAAACAGACAGACTACAACAAAACAATTAGTTTTTTCCAACCCCAGAAAGCTGAGTTTGGTTGCACATGTTGGATCATTAGAGAGGTTTAGGAGACATTATGGAAAGCGCAGAGTTCTGCATCTTCTCAAGATGGCAATAACAAATGTAGTCTTGCATCCTCTCTCACTTTAACAACACCAGAGTGCCCTAGACACCGGAATAATTTTGAATCTTTTAGTGATTGTGAGAACACAAATGCAAAATCTATTGGTTCTAAAAACAATAGCCTGGCTACTCTTGCTTCAGATAATTTTTGTAATCAGCCTGTGGAGAAGTGTCTGAACTCAAAAGATGACATTTTGCTGGATAGCAAGATCACTTGGTTAGAAAGACAACCTCAGATACAGTTAAATTACACCCTGCATCAAAACAAGTTTGCAAATTCTCCCTTATCCCTAAGTTTGTTA
It encodes:
- the MLH3 gene encoding LOW QUALITY PROTEIN: DNA mismatch repair protein Mlh3 (The sequence of the model RefSeq protein was modified relative to this genomic sequence to represent the inferred CDS: deleted 2 bases in 1 codon), coding for MIRLLPEEVRASLRSGLSVSSAVQCVQELLLNSIDAQATCVAIRVDMERLRLQVVDNGRGMSPEDVEKVGSRYFSSKCHSLADLEELRFYGFRGEALASIVDMASVVEIASRTTRSPKTVTKLFQNGKAHQVSEAEQGRPSVGTTVTVCNLFYNLPVRRRCVDSSLELERLRQRVEAVALMHPAVSFSLRNDATALMLLQLPKTKDVYTRFAQIFGLTRAHKLREIHFSHKGFALNGYINSEGHYNKNMQFLYVNGQLILKTRLHKLINFLLKKESSICKLKSGPLNRQTNLSPPRHRSAAHLHGVYVINIKCHYSEYDVCIEPNKTLMEFKNWDRVMHCIEEGVRRFLNRENLFVEPSSEDVKDFNEKNDFKLLSTEVQHIVGNEVNVHNSFSKACRDIMDTDKLSNLRSKAAQRNTESVNPVVLENNSSTTQVAPDGTIVEPVDTVCFSGAERRDINSFSEEEHVNSENQETSICLQVAELKGISDESSELSHNVQIPLLTEDSEADIMILKCNQPETKPTNSTGIFIRDCNLMEQENITRKSYGVHETRDETNFVLETSSLERCDVRKKESKEPGSKERERDADSVAMELCFPGLRTHLMPNEVSKINKIKHDSLELFSRLGPVSSQEILGNGMNVSAQTENVMGLSGGLKKVASLQSREGHRYDVDSWKEMLTLKNRNPESFYVSDQSGRRGDSTWQCNDASLLNNSDVMLTKGFINRQTTTKQLVFSNPRKLSLVAHVGSLERFRRHYGKRRVLHLLKMAITNVVLHPLSLTTPECPRHRNNFESFSDCENTNAKSIGSKNNSLATLASDNFCNQPVEKCLNSKDDILLDSKITWLERQPQIQLNYTLHQNKFANSPLSLSLLATKSTTMKGNQAESVMPEEAKHFVEESQSNLSHRDNTACELVEANEAINQRQKLSEYSQTESHKLNYIADRMSNSSSNTASCNAEETVECSVFTTGEFADNPNINPDLEDIKACPADKCTNVFLEQDYQTGEFPDIALPHKLKEEAASKLINDGNSPTSCDWLHYFDVSLGRTVYVNKATGLSSYSAPSEENQTVCSKDLTTLAVNVVSRIGSQYRCHPFRSDVILPFLPRPREERDMARQKYRDDEAAVGSLRSLFLEWENPVFARHSEVAVDVSSCLAQRLAVKIHNILYPYRFTKEMIHSMQVLKQVDNKFIACLISTKNEETAVPDGNLLVLVDQHAAHERIRLEQLITESYELQPDMSGRKKLLSSTVYPALQVEVTEEERRLLRSYQRSLEELGLGVSFPEASVPSVLVHTVPLCFVEKEATEARRGRSTVTKSIVKEFIREQVELLQTAGGARGSLPPTVLKVLASQACHGAIKFNNSLSAEESCSLIKALSRCQLPFQCAHGRPSMLPIADTDHLQPNTQETPAPNLKRLRKMFKAWQLFKQ